GAGCAATTAGAAACAGAATCACCTAATCTTTTGGCTAATTGTTGATAAGCATTCCTGCCTGCATCATCATTATCCAAGTAGCATTGGATGCTGTCGTAATGCGACAATTTCTCTGTAATCTTATGAATATTTGATACAGAATTGAGTACCACATAATCTTGTTGGCTTAACCCCGTCCGCTGCGGATTCTTCAGTTTCCTTAATGTCATAAAAGACAAAAAGTCCATAAAGCCCTCGAAAAGGCAACAATTCTTCTTCGACTCATGGGCATAGAAAACACTAATATCCTTTGGAGCAATGCAGCCTTTGAAGAACGGGTTGCGTATTTCATACCCACCTGCACTATTGGGAAAACCAATCCCGAAATAGTGCTTACCATTAGAGTCGTAATGGAGTTCTTCACACACAGCGGTAGCTACTTCCATGTCAATACATCTTTCATGTAAGTATCTGATAAGGGCAGGATGTGTCAAAGGTAGAACTTTTAAGTTCTCAAAGGGGTGTGCGTGTTGTGGTGATTCCTTCCTTGAATAAGGAATAGATAAGGGATGCACACAACTTGGAGCATTGCGTTCTATCTGTCTAATAAGATAGGACACATCGGAAGACTTATATAGTTCCTCTGCCAGAGCGATGATGTTTCCACCTTTTCCTATTCCAAAGTCATACCATTGGTTGAGATTTGTGTTTACCTTGAATGAAGCATGGTGTTCTGTACGAAAGGGGGAGAGATACCATAACTTGTTACCTTGTTGTTTGATAGGTGTATGTCCCAGACTTGCAAGAAAATCTTGCAGTTTTATTGTTTTAATTTCTTGAATGTTCATATTACAATGAAGTTGAATGGTTTGAAAAATTGATGATTTGATGAAATGAAACATAATCTACTCGTTATAAACGACTTATGTACTCATCGTAGCTTCATCACAATGCCTACCAAAGTAGAATATACTTTTATGCTTCATAGAAGTGCCAAAATCTCGATTTCATGACTTCGTTATTTCCCGATCTCGCTCTCTAACATTTTCCCGAAATACAGAGATTTCTCCGTTATAGCACATCTGACCTTGTTTAGCAAGTTGTACTTTTGTGCGGACAAAAGTGTTACCGATTTCGCGAAATCGGGAAATGGGGTCGCAACTCTCATAAGGGAGCCTGCCAAAAGAGGAACTTGATGCATTTCTCTTTTGGATAGTATAAAATACTTCTTTCATCATTCCTTTATACTGATGAGCAAAAGGATGAATGATCAAGATG
The nucleotide sequence above comes from Segatella oris. Encoded proteins:
- a CDS encoding toprim domain-containing protein, which produces MNIQEIKTIKLQDFLASLGHTPIKQQGNKLWYLSPFRTEHHASFKVNTNLNQWYDFGIGKGGNIIALAEELYKSSDVSYLIRQIERNAPSCVHPLSIPYSRKESPQHAHPFENLKVLPLTHPALIRYLHERCIDMEVATAVCEELHYDSNGKHYFGIGFPNSAGGYEIRNPFFKGCIAPKDISVFYAHESKKNCCLFEGFMDFLSFMTLRKLKNPQRTGLSQQDYVVLNSVSNIHKITEKLSHYDSIQCYLDNDDAGRNAYQQLAKRLGDSVSNCSMLYNGFKDFNEYLCAEIKHPEKAEVKRNKGLRL